The Thermodesulfovibrionales bacterium region CTGCAAGTATTCCCAGTCCTCCACTATAGGTCGGAATATCATTTCTCAAACCTATCTCCATGGAGAAATAGGCTATCTTTGGTTCTCTTGTAAAATCTTCCAGTTTAAAGGCCATATAGTATGATACAATAAATTAATGGCAAAATTACTTGTTGGCTGTAGCGGTTTTCACTACACACACTGGAAAGGACCCTTTTATCCCGAAGATCTTGATGAGAGATTCTTTCTTGATTACTATTCAAAGAAATTCTCCACTGTTGAGCTGAATGTTACATTCTATAGATTGCCTGAAAGAGAAGCCTTTGTAAAATGGTATTCTGAGACACCCGGAGATTTTATCTTCAGTCTCAAAGGAAGCAGGTTTATTACACATGTAAAGAAACTCAAATCCTTTGAAGAACCTCTTGAGGTATTTTTTTCAAGGGTCAGTCTCCTTAAGGAAAAGCTTGGACCCGTACTCTGGCAGCTTCCGCCGAATCTAACCTACAACAAAGAAAGGCTTAAGGCCTTTCTTGAAGGTCTAAGAAAATACAGAAGAAGAAACGCCTTTGAGTTCAGAAACGAGACATGGATAAAAAAAGAAGTCTTCCAGATGCTTGAAAA contains the following coding sequences:
- a CDS encoding DUF72 domain-containing protein, which produces MAKLLVGCSGFHYTHWKGPFYPEDLDERFFLDYYSKKFSTVELNVTFYRLPEREAFVKWYSETPGDFIFSLKGSRFITHVKKLKSFEEPLEVFFSRVSLLKEKLGPVLWQLPPNLTYNKERLKAFLEGLRKYRRRNAFEFRNETWIKKEVFQMLEKEGCALCLADWPEFLKDLPTTADFIYIRRHGHGTYADCYTMDELKADRKLINNFLKEKKDVYIYFNNDANGYAPKNALELMGLLKVKRAKKR